The Sedimentisphaera salicampi genome includes a region encoding these proteins:
- a CDS encoding fumarate hydratase — translation MSRRVQYSRIVQAVRQLCIDSCYELGEDVLEALREAEKSETAPAAKGVLNQLLQNAEIASNERIPICQDTGLAVFFVELGADLRIEPPGDNPQATLEDAINEGVQLGYTEGLLRKSVVAEPLFSRENTTDNTPAIIHYSHTSGDKLEISVITKGGGCENKSRFKMFNPTASADEISHWICRITQEAGANACPPFVIGVGIGGDFELSAILSKKALLRSLKDKNPNENYARLEDDILEKINQTNVGPQGFGGRTTALGVKIEYAPCHIASLPVSVNIECHAHRHKMTNL, via the coding sequence ATGAGCAGGAGAGTTCAATATTCCCGTATTGTGCAGGCAGTGAGGCAGCTTTGTATAGACAGCTGCTATGAGCTTGGGGAAGACGTTTTGGAGGCTCTTCGTGAGGCGGAAAAAAGCGAGACGGCCCCGGCAGCAAAGGGCGTTTTGAATCAGCTTCTGCAGAATGCGGAAATCGCCTCAAATGAGCGGATTCCGATATGTCAGGACACCGGACTCGCTGTGTTTTTCGTTGAGCTGGGTGCGGATTTACGTATTGAACCGCCGGGGGATAACCCTCAGGCAACACTTGAAGACGCAATTAATGAGGGAGTGCAGCTGGGTTATACCGAAGGTCTTCTCAGAAAGAGCGTTGTGGCAGAGCCGCTTTTCAGCAGGGAAAACACAACCGATAACACCCCTGCCATAATACATTACAGCCATACTTCGGGCGATAAACTCGAAATATCCGTTATAACAAAGGGCGGGGGCTGCGAAAACAAAAGCAGGTTTAAGATGTTCAATCCCACCGCCTCAGCCGATGAGATAAGCCACTGGATCTGCCGAATAACTCAGGAGGCGGGAGCTAATGCGTGTCCGCCGTTTGTGATCGGCGTGGGGATTGGCGGAGATTTTGAGCTGTCTGCCATATTGAGCAAAAAGGCACTTCTTCGAAGCCTTAAAGACAAAAATCCAAACGAAAATTACGCACGGCTTGAAGATGACATTCTAGAAAAGATAAATCAGACAAACGTTGGGCCTCAGGGCTTCGGAGGAAGAACTACAGCCCTTGGCGTAAAAATTGAATACGCTCCCTGCCATATAGCATCTCTGCCTGTTTCGGTGAATATTGAGTGCCATGCACACAGGCACAAAATGACTAACCTTTAG
- a CDS encoding M48 family metallopeptidase, whose translation MWELIRANKRKSAFLITVMFGFMLFLGWFIGMYIDPVYGGYFGILAAFVIWLVQFLIAAASGGKVFLAGSRAVEVTKENYPQLYNVVEEMKIASGLPAMPKVYVIPENHMNAFATGTKPENACVTVTSGLMSRLNRDELQGVVAHEMSHILNRDVLYMTYCGIMLGTIVFLSEGLLWTFRFGMLGGGGRYSSRSKSSGGGGGGAQVAMLLLALVLAILAPILAQLMYFSISRKREYLADASAARLTRYPEGLANALEKISRGKVVPEKTSKVKAPMYIYNPEEGNAMKFSSLSSTHPPTEERIRILRNMSHGASYKDYQKSYSQTHEGKKSNLIPEGELEKEQSVSKRSPAERLNEMSGKEKAREIGDMIMTANSFRFLTCNCGLKLKIPPDYKHEKVKCPKCGTLHNVAAASAAAAAV comes from the coding sequence ATGTGGGAACTTATCAGAGCGAATAAACGAAAATCAGCCTTTCTAATAACCGTTATGTTTGGTTTTATGCTGTTTCTCGGCTGGTTTATCGGTATGTATATTGATCCCGTTTACGGCGGGTATTTCGGCATCCTTGCGGCTTTTGTGATATGGCTGGTTCAGTTTTTGATTGCTGCTGCCTCGGGCGGTAAGGTTTTCCTTGCCGGCAGCAGGGCGGTTGAGGTTACCAAAGAAAACTACCCCCAGCTCTATAACGTGGTTGAAGAGATGAAGATTGCCTCGGGCCTTCCCGCTATGCCGAAGGTGTATGTAATACCGGAAAACCATATGAACGCTTTTGCAACAGGCACAAAGCCCGAAAACGCCTGCGTTACGGTAACATCAGGGCTTATGTCCCGTTTGAACAGGGACGAGCTTCAGGGCGTTGTTGCCCATGAGATGTCTCACATACTCAACCGAGATGTCCTCTATATGACATACTGCGGGATTATGCTTGGAACGATTGTTTTCCTCTCTGAGGGGCTGCTCTGGACATTCCGTTTTGGTATGCTCGGCGGCGGCGGGAGATATTCCTCAAGAAGCAAATCTTCCGGCGGAGGAGGCGGAGGAGCTCAGGTTGCAATGCTTCTGCTGGCTCTCGTGCTTGCGATTCTCGCCCCTATTCTCGCCCAGCTTATGTACTTCTCCATCTCACGCAAACGTGAGTATCTCGCTGATGCCTCCGCTGCAAGGCTTACCAGATATCCCGAAGGCCTCGCAAACGCCCTTGAAAAGATCTCAAGGGGCAAGGTTGTGCCGGAGAAAACAAGCAAGGTGAAAGCACCGATGTATATCTACAACCCCGAAGAAGGCAATGCGATGAAATTCAGCTCGCTCTCAAGCACCCATCCGCCTACCGAGGAGAGAATTAGAATCCTCCGGAATATGAGCCATGGGGCATCATACAAGGATTATCAGAAATCTTATTCTCAGACGCATGAGGGCAAGAAATCCAACCTAATACCAGAGGGAGAGCTCGAAAAAGAACAGAGCGTTTCAAAACGCTCGCCCGCCGAGAGGCTCAATGAAATGAGCGGGAAAGAAAAGGCAAGGGAAATCGGCGATATGATTATGACCGCAAACAGCTTCCGTTTCCTAACCTGCAATTGCGGGCTGAAGCTGAAAATCCCGCCGGACTACAAACACGAAAAGGTAAAGTGCCCCAAATGCGGAACTTTGCATAACGTAGCCGCCGCCTCCGCTGCGGCCGCTGCTGTTTAG
- a CDS encoding type II toxin-antitoxin system RelE/ParE family toxin yields the protein MIGGFQDKKLELFWLEDKRRNIPINIVNVLRNKLNMIAFAEVIEDLRVPPSNHLEALKGKLEGFYSIRVNKQWRLVFKWHGNYAFNLRLTDYH from the coding sequence ATGATAGGCGGTTTCCAAGATAAAAAGCTTGAGCTGTTTTGGCTCGAAGATAAAAGAAGAAATATTCCCATAAATATAGTTAATGTTTTAAGAAACAAGTTGAATATGATTGCTTTTGCCGAAGTGATTGAGGATTTGAGGGTTCCGCCTTCAAATCATCTTGAGGCGCTTAAAGGGAAATTAGAAGGCTTTTATAGTATTCGAGTAAACAAGCAATGGAGATTAGTTTTCAAATGGCATGGTAATTATGCATTTAATCTCAGACTAACAGACTATCATTAG
- a CDS encoding tetratricopeptide repeat protein, which produces MDSEERHELKRNDFEEFIKNAPGFIKKYIREIISICLIVAAGIMWLAKEEPVRPEVKQQAAVNDIFQEVNTKLGEIRQGEAEPAAIDPLIEKALSKADNLTSPVQRGFAYVKAADAMRASIWKQDAQESEIKEALQMYQKAEETASEDPLVDGMAKFGTALCRIDLEQFDQASNILGKLVTSEKYSNTALPELAEKRLKFISDLKTDFNFAENNSAQQENETAQKEQNQQNEQSS; this is translated from the coding sequence ATGGATTCTGAAGAACGCCATGAATTAAAGCGTAACGATTTTGAGGAATTTATCAAAAACGCGCCGGGTTTTATAAAGAAATATATAAGGGAAATAATAAGCATTTGCCTTATAGTTGCAGCGGGAATTATGTGGCTTGCCAAGGAGGAGCCTGTAAGACCGGAAGTTAAGCAGCAGGCTGCGGTTAATGACATATTCCAGGAGGTTAATACCAAGCTCGGAGAAATCAGGCAGGGAGAGGCAGAGCCCGCCGCTATAGACCCGCTGATAGAAAAAGCATTGTCTAAGGCCGATAACCTCACTTCCCCTGTGCAGAGGGGCTTTGCTTATGTTAAGGCCGCTGATGCGATGCGTGCTTCGATATGGAAGCAGGACGCACAAGAAAGCGAAATAAAAGAGGCTCTTCAGATGTATCAGAAGGCCGAGGAAACTGCTTCCGAAGATCCGCTTGTTGACGGGATGGCTAAATTCGGGACTGCCCTTTGCCGGATAGATCTTGAGCAGTTTGATCAGGCCTCAAACATCCTCGGGAAGCTCGTTACAAGCGAAAAATACTCTAACACCGCTTTACCCGAACTTGCAGAGAAAAGACTCAAATTCATTTCAGATTTGAAAACTGATTTTAATTTTGCTGAAAACAATTCCGCACAGCAGGAAAATGAGACTGCACAAAAAGAGCAGAATCAGCAAAATGAACAAAGTTCCTGA
- a CDS encoding HigA family addiction module antitoxin, giving the protein MKSLNIPAVPVHPGRILQEEFLTPLGITQTQLAKHISVPLRRVNEICRGRRSVSPQTAWLLSQAFGTTAQFWLNGQITYDLAVAKQENRIYDVGPIVKSTG; this is encoded by the coding sequence ATGAAATCATTAAATATACCGGCAGTTCCGGTTCATCCGGGCAGGATTTTGCAGGAAGAGTTTCTAACTCCGCTGGGTATCACCCAGACGCAGCTGGCAAAACATATTAGCGTACCTCTCCGCAGGGTAAATGAGATTTGCAGAGGCAGGCGGTCTGTGAGCCCGCAAACTGCATGGCTGCTTTCTCAGGCGTTTGGAACTACGGCTCAGTTCTGGCTCAACGGGCAGATAACTTACGATTTGGCTGTGGCAAAGCAGGAAAACCGAATCTATGATGTTGGGCCTATTGTGAAATCTACAGGATGA
- a CDS encoding DNA gyrase inhibitor YacG produces MNSYANKKVFSCKKCGKEIRGLKENPHFPFCSKRCRYMDLGSWLSEEYTMEKQEYYDTGEEL; encoded by the coding sequence ATGAATAGTTATGCAAATAAAAAAGTGTTTTCCTGCAAGAAATGCGGGAAAGAAATTCGCGGCCTTAAGGAAAACCCTCATTTCCCATTCTGCAGCAAAAGGTGCAGATATATGGATCTTGGCAGCTGGCTCAGCGAGGAATACACAATGGAAAAGCAGGAATATTATGATACCGGAGAAGAATTATGA
- a CDS encoding SpoIVB peptidase S55 domain-containing protein — translation MHRKKFLFIAFPALLLAAAVSISGASEIDTSKYMPLEEVKAGMEGYALSVYKGTEIEKFPIRVISVMEDYRPGQDAFLIMGTGKKFKHTGPVAGCSGSPVVIDGRIAGALAFGWSFPKDPLYGVTPIEEMLAIDRRKKQLQIIESPSSIANLTESELNYKAICRKINTKASNLLAGQQSLVCSSFKPSTVSGLEGLSAENMLYNAAGGGSSSNALPNFEPGSVICVPLVDGDIKMSVVGTLTAVEGDKIFAFGHPFTGEGKVELPFSAGIVHTVVASQQRSMKLASSTMPVGTLTADEETGIYGEIGKKPPQIKMTSKIFSYDTPKTKVYECLLADHRLFSPMLAQSIITSTASKNSQPPEFHSVYYKAVLDVEGIDDIVIDNISSGAGMRTAAYEVGGILGLLQSNEFHRPKIHSIDFTSRIEDKNIQAKITSAEVSDLEIRPGDEVNIDLILEKEFENEKRAQISLEIPEDAAPGEKEILISGTSQYKAFVNKMEPDRTLYDDFDSMVKAIRKDMSFGKRIGLYAYMKTQRSGISYGKFNLANLPDSRAAVIANPKRNYKVQPVYDWVKNKIDVPYIIDNSIKVKIEILNKSEK, via the coding sequence ATGCACAGAAAAAAATTTTTATTTATTGCCTTTCCGGCCTTATTGCTGGCTGCAGCAGTAAGCATAAGCGGAGCATCAGAGATAGACACTTCAAAATATATGCCTCTTGAAGAAGTTAAAGCGGGCATGGAAGGCTATGCCCTTAGCGTTTACAAGGGCACGGAGATTGAAAAATTTCCTATACGGGTTATCAGCGTAATGGAAGACTACCGCCCGGGTCAGGACGCCTTCCTCATTATGGGCACAGGCAAGAAATTCAAGCATACAGGTCCTGTTGCAGGCTGCAGCGGCTCCCCTGTTGTAATAGACGGGCGTATAGCCGGAGCACTTGCGTTTGGCTGGAGCTTCCCGAAAGACCCCCTTTACGGCGTTACGCCAATAGAGGAAATGCTCGCTATAGACAGGCGGAAAAAACAGCTTCAAATAATCGAATCCCCATCAAGCATAGCCAACCTCACCGAGAGCGAACTCAACTACAAGGCAATCTGCCGCAAAATTAACACAAAAGCCTCAAATCTGCTGGCAGGTCAGCAGAGCCTTGTATGCTCGTCATTCAAACCCAGCACTGTCTCCGGCTTGGAAGGGCTTTCTGCGGAGAATATGCTTTATAACGCAGCGGGCGGGGGCAGCAGTTCAAACGCACTGCCAAATTTTGAGCCCGGTTCTGTAATTTGCGTCCCGCTTGTTGACGGGGATATAAAAATGAGCGTAGTGGGCACATTAACCGCTGTTGAAGGCGATAAGATATTCGCTTTCGGCCATCCTTTCACAGGCGAGGGGAAGGTTGAACTGCCCTTCTCTGCGGGCATTGTGCATACAGTTGTTGCAAGTCAGCAGAGATCAATGAAACTGGCATCTTCAACTATGCCTGTCGGTACACTCACAGCGGATGAGGAAACGGGGATATACGGGGAGATAGGCAAAAAGCCTCCGCAAATTAAAATGACCTCCAAAATCTTTTCATACGATACCCCGAAAACAAAGGTTTATGAATGCCTGCTTGCAGACCATCGGTTATTCTCGCCTATGCTTGCTCAGAGCATTATCACCAGCACCGCCTCAAAAAATTCACAGCCCCCCGAATTTCACTCAGTTTATTACAAAGCTGTTTTGGATGTGGAGGGGATTGATGATATAGTTATTGACAACATATCCAGCGGGGCTGGAATGAGAACGGCTGCCTACGAGGTAGGCGGAATACTTGGCCTGCTTCAAAGCAACGAATTCCACAGACCCAAAATTCACAGCATAGATTTTACATCACGAATCGAAGATAAAAATATTCAGGCGAAAATCACCTCTGCGGAGGTTAGCGATTTGGAAATCCGGCCCGGAGATGAGGTAAACATTGACCTTATCCTTGAAAAGGAATTCGAAAATGAAAAGAGGGCTCAGATTTCTCTGGAGATCCCTGAAGATGCAGCCCCGGGAGAAAAGGAAATCCTTATATCGGGCACTTCTCAATACAAGGCCTTCGTGAATAAAATGGAGCCGGACAGGACTCTCTACGATGATTTCGATTCAATGGTAAAAGCAATCAGAAAAGATATGAGCTTCGGAAAACGCATCGGGCTCTATGCTTATATGAAAACTCAGCGCAGCGGGATAAGCTACGGAAAATTCAATCTGGCCAACCTTCCCGACAGCAGAGCGGCCGTGATAGCTAATCCGAAGCGGAATTATAAAGTGCAGCCGGTTTACGACTGGGTTAAGAACAAAATTGATGTTCCATACATCATCGACAACAGTATAAAAGTGAAAATTGAGATACTAAACAAGAGCGAAAAGTAA
- a CDS encoding acyl-CoA thioesterase, producing MTKRKLQNSICETQIIPRYSETDQGGIVHNSVYSIYFEIGRTELLRENGMAYSFLEENNCRMVVAEIQVKFRKPAYYDQKLTLRTECTNVTKAKIEHTYTLFRDDTKVTVAEGKTIVACVDGEGKPVKIPDFLYPAD from the coding sequence ATGACTAAGAGAAAATTACAAAATTCAATATGTGAAACGCAAATTATCCCGAGATATTCAGAAACAGATCAGGGAGGGATAGTACACAACAGCGTTTACTCGATATACTTTGAGATAGGCCGTACCGAGCTTCTGCGTGAGAACGGTATGGCGTATTCATTTTTAGAGGAAAATAACTGCCGGATGGTGGTGGCTGAGATTCAGGTTAAATTCCGCAAACCGGCATACTACGACCAGAAGCTAACCTTGAGAACTGAGTGCACTAATGTAACTAAGGCTAAGATTGAACATACATACACCCTTTTCAGGGATGATACAAAGGTAACCGTTGCTGAGGGCAAAACAATTGTAGCCTGCGTTGACGGCGAAGGAAAGCCTGTGAAAATACCGGATTTCCTCTACCCTGCTGACTAA
- a CDS encoding LemA family protein has product MSTSQIVLIVVGVVLVLLIFWAIGMYNSLVRFLNQVKNAWSQIDVQLKRRHDLIPNLVETAKGYMKHEQETLQGVVDARSRALGAGNVNEKIDAEQKLNGAMSQFLLTVENYPDLKANQNFLALQEELTSTENKIAFARQGYNDQAMTYNNKISMFPSNIVAGIFRFTKWNYFEVENEQERQAPEVSF; this is encoded by the coding sequence ATGAGTACCTCGCAGATTGTTCTTATTGTAGTTGGCGTTGTTCTGGTATTGCTGATTTTCTGGGCGATTGGAATGTACAACTCGCTTGTACGTTTCCTCAATCAGGTGAAAAACGCATGGTCTCAGATTGATGTGCAGCTAAAGAGAAGGCACGATCTTATCCCGAATCTTGTGGAAACAGCCAAGGGATATATGAAACACGAACAGGAAACCCTGCAGGGCGTTGTTGATGCCAGGAGCAGGGCGCTTGGAGCCGGTAATGTTAATGAGAAAATAGATGCTGAACAGAAGCTCAACGGTGCTATGAGCCAGTTCCTGCTTACTGTGGAAAACTATCCGGACCTCAAAGCCAATCAGAATTTCCTCGCTCTGCAGGAAGAGCTTACGAGCACTGAAAACAAAATAGCCTTCGCCAGGCAGGGATATAACGATCAGGCAATGACATACAACAACAAAATTTCGATGTTTCCATCAAACATTGTGGCAGGGATCTTCAGATTTACTAAATGGAACTACTTCGAGGTGGAAAACGAGCAGGAGCGTCAGGCCCCAGAAGTGAGCTTCTGA
- the holA gene encoding DNA polymerase III subunit delta, with protein MAKTQSKTKIPPVYAIVGKDSFLVNKDCEKLVNSLIPPEQQEMGLVVLDPDKTEASHVLDELRTPAFLAERKVVLIRQADNFISSNSELLIKYLDSPASKGILVLTASALRSNTRIAKKIKSAGRLKQISRPSYREMAFYPAEYAKNNCGKKLSSSTARLIIEFAGEEPQMIANEIEKLAVYVGDRDKITEEDVEALCGANRTFGVFNVIDAMSSGQAGQAVSRLRNLFASDKDAEYTAVGAFAFHFRRMFKAKAMLSKGESEQRAGQMLGIRYKSDQFFRGLRNWPLVNIAEVIQALRRIDYQSKTGQARVKVEIEQLVVKAASRNRKK; from the coding sequence ATGGCAAAAACTCAGAGCAAAACAAAAATACCTCCGGTCTATGCAATTGTGGGCAAGGATTCTTTCCTTGTGAATAAGGATTGCGAAAAGCTGGTTAATTCTCTTATACCGCCAGAGCAGCAGGAGATGGGGCTTGTTGTTTTAGATCCGGATAAAACTGAAGCCTCTCACGTTCTCGATGAGCTTAGAACCCCGGCATTCCTTGCCGAGAGGAAGGTGGTGCTGATCAGGCAGGCGGATAATTTTATAAGCTCCAATTCAGAGCTGCTTATAAAATATCTCGATTCTCCGGCCTCTAAGGGGATTCTCGTTCTCACGGCCTCTGCCCTGAGGAGTAATACGAGGATTGCCAAGAAGATAAAATCTGCCGGCCGGCTCAAGCAGATAAGCAGGCCTTCGTACAGGGAGATGGCATTTTATCCTGCCGAGTATGCCAAGAATAACTGCGGCAAGAAGCTCAGCAGCTCCACTGCACGCCTTATTATTGAATTTGCAGGCGAAGAGCCCCAGATGATAGCAAACGAGATTGAAAAGCTCGCTGTTTATGTGGGCGATAGGGATAAAATCACAGAGGAGGATGTAGAAGCTCTCTGCGGGGCAAACAGAACCTTCGGCGTGTTTAATGTTATTGATGCGATGTCCAGCGGACAGGCGGGGCAGGCGGTGAGCAGGCTGAGGAATCTGTTCGCATCAGACAAAGACGCCGAATATACCGCAGTAGGGGCGTTTGCATTTCATTTCAGGCGTATGTTCAAGGCCAAGGCTATGCTCAGCAAAGGCGAGAGCGAGCAAAGAGCAGGACAAATGCTGGGAATAAGGTATAAGAGCGATCAGTTCTTCAGGGGGCTCAGAAATTGGCCTTTAGTGAATATCGCAGAGGTTATCCAAGCTCTTAGAAGGATAGACTACCAGAGCAAAACCGGACAGGCAAGGGTGAAGGTTGAGATCGAGCAGCTTGTTGTTAAGGCGGCAAGCAGAAACAGGAAAAAATAG
- a CDS encoding WD40 repeat domain-containing protein — MKTLKVSVWLMLIAASLSWASFQISHQCTFTATFPINHAKISAAGNIAVLGSEFSRNIRIYDAYTGQLNGQYTLPEDCATESIALSANGQIIAVGVQGSDDIYILNSSGGLINSFSVPTPSSQGWKVSITNNGSTIYAVISNQFIKMRVSDGTILQDKTIETDGWTLWGISLSETAGKILLRTNSDIIITDTAGNVLSNYDIVEGNNITSAAISPEGDMFAVQYNEPDGEYRNELYQINGTEKWSTANTYYCRYISLDSNGYTYFTDSDDYPCFYSEYGGRAAQYGDMYYGNIVDSIPSGMKVLATSSNSITAKVYNIYDSWTSYEDLPRPEFRITDYYPDGQVNIELLNAEAYPDQMFEDAPELAPCGLNYNSSRSWVLFYNQDDLQIYGNCAINSAEDFRDLKYPINREDHEAVYMQIWDRKADVYYNSRLQYIDDIRPAADVNGDYLVDLGDVALMAKDWLREVLSYVNVNWRDIDERTSELSSDSIDASDGNRFGIDSFFIYETNEGRYGKFIIDDYDETDNHAITISWKTYDYDGSLYSEGSGLTIRGTYNADMDEGVLPGYGSGDSDFFWNMLSSDTRSLTPKNGALFDIIYRAD, encoded by the coding sequence ATGAAAACGTTAAAGGTTTCTGTCTGGCTTATGCTGATTGCAGCATCTTTGAGCTGGGCATCGTTTCAAATTTCACATCAATGTACATTTACCGCCACCTTCCCAATCAATCATGCAAAGATATCGGCGGCGGGCAATATCGCGGTTTTGGGCAGCGAGTTTAGCAGGAATATCAGAATATACGATGCATATACAGGGCAGCTTAACGGGCAATACACCCTGCCCGAAGATTGTGCAACCGAATCTATAGCCTTATCTGCTAATGGCCAGATTATAGCTGTAGGTGTCCAGGGAAGCGATGACATTTACATCCTAAACAGTTCTGGAGGTTTAATAAACAGCTTTTCAGTACCCACTCCCAGCAGTCAAGGCTGGAAAGTGAGCATTACCAATAACGGCTCAACTATCTACGCAGTGATATCTAACCAATTCATTAAAATGCGGGTGAGCGATGGTACAATTCTTCAAGACAAGACCATCGAAACCGACGGCTGGACGCTTTGGGGGATTTCGTTAAGCGAAACAGCAGGCAAGATTCTTCTGCGAACTAACAGCGATATTATCATAACTGATACCGCTGGAAATGTGCTTTCAAATTATGATATTGTCGAAGGGAATAATATAACAAGCGCTGCTATTTCCCCTGAAGGAGATATGTTTGCAGTTCAATACAACGAACCGGACGGAGAATACAGAAATGAGCTGTACCAAATAAACGGAACAGAGAAATGGAGCACAGCGAACACCTACTACTGCAGATATATATCGCTTGATTCTAACGGCTATACATATTTTACCGACTCTGATGATTATCCGTGTTTTTATTCAGAATACGGCGGCAGAGCAGCTCAGTACGGCGATATGTATTACGGGAACATTGTAGATTCTATTCCCAGCGGAATGAAAGTTCTTGCTACTTCTTCAAATAGTATCACAGCAAAGGTTTACAACATTTACGATAGTTGGACATCCTACGAGGATCTGCCACGGCCTGAATTCAGAATAACAGACTACTACCCTGACGGGCAGGTTAATATTGAGCTGCTGAACGCAGAAGCCTACCCAGATCAGATGTTTGAAGATGCTCCGGAGCTGGCGCCATGCGGACTTAATTACAACTCAAGCAGATCATGGGTGCTGTTTTACAATCAGGATGACCTTCAAATCTACGGAAACTGTGCAATTAATTCGGCAGAAGATTTCAGAGACTTGAAATACCCAATTAACAGAGAAGACCATGAAGCGGTTTATATGCAGATTTGGGACAGAAAAGCAGATGTGTATTACAATTCGAGGCTTCAATATATAGATGATATTCGCCCAGCTGCAGATGTGAACGGAGATTATCTCGTTGACCTCGGGGATGTTGCTTTGATGGCCAAAGACTGGCTGCGGGAGGTTCTTTCCTATGTTAATGTAAACTGGCGGGACATAGACGAAAGAACAAGTGAGCTTTCATCGGATTCTATAGACGCCTCAGACGGAAATCGGTTTGGTATTGATTCGTTTTTCATCTACGAGACCAACGAAGGCAGATACGGGAAATTTATAATAGATGATTACGACGAAACGGACAATCATGCTATTACAATCTCATGGAAGACCTACGATTACGACGGCAGCTTATACTCAGAGGGCTCAGGGCTTACGATAAGAGGAACCTACAACGCTGATATGGATGAAGGAGTTTTGCCGGGTTACGGCAGCGGGGATAGTGATTTCTTCTGGAATATGCTCAGCTCGGATACAAGATCTCTCACCCCTAAAAACGGAGCCTTATTTGATATCATATACAGAGCAGATTAA
- a CDS encoding RluA family pseudouridine synthase, with protein sequence MNISEKQYNQADLDQNQIWTPEGRFANATELQNLLDNYQGGEQICIKVGPNLKFRRIDQYMTSRFNCFSRTLVQRLIRSGEILVNHEQVKISHRLNQDDIIQITLPAPVDQEVVPEDIPVDIIYEDDDIIVLNKKPWMVVHPARCYKTGTLVNALAYHCKTLSSGSERMRPGIVHRLDKNTTGCIIVAKNDDAQYNLAQQFKNRSTKKKYLAVVHGTPELDSDMIKNMLGPHPTVREKFAVRSDEGKKAITVYKVLERFNGYAYVEIDIHTGRTHQIRVHMSHLGYPIVADKMYGGKVVYPWQIKNELPSPQDILINRQALHAGWLEINHPRTGERMSFEAPLHHDMASLLDMLRTYR encoded by the coding sequence ATGAATATCAGTGAAAAGCAGTACAATCAGGCAGATTTGGATCAAAACCAGATTTGGACACCTGAAGGCAGGTTTGCAAACGCCACTGAGCTCCAGAATCTTTTGGATAATTATCAGGGCGGCGAGCAGATTTGTATTAAGGTAGGGCCGAATCTGAAGTTCAGGCGTATAGACCAGTATATGACCTCACGTTTCAACTGCTTTTCAAGAACTCTCGTTCAAAGGCTGATCCGTTCGGGCGAGATTCTTGTAAACCATGAGCAGGTGAAGATATCTCACCGCCTCAATCAGGATGATATAATTCAGATTACCCTTCCTGCCCCTGTGGATCAGGAGGTTGTTCCAGAAGATATCCCTGTTGACATTATTTATGAAGATGATGATATAATCGTTTTGAACAAAAAACCGTGGATGGTGGTTCATCCTGCCAGATGCTATAAAACCGGCACTCTCGTCAATGCCCTTGCATACCACTGCAAAACGCTTTCTTCAGGGAGTGAGAGGATGCGTCCCGGGATTGTTCACAGGCTCGATAAAAACACCACAGGCTGCATTATAGTTGCTAAAAACGACGATGCACAATACAACCTTGCCCAGCAGTTCAAAAACCGATCTACAAAGAAAAAATATCTTGCTGTAGTTCATGGCACCCCTGAGCTCGACAGCGATATGATAAAGAATATGTTAGGCCCCCACCCGACCGTTCGGGAGAAATTTGCAGTTCGTTCAGATGAGGGCAAAAAGGCTATTACGGTGTACAAGGTGCTTGAGCGGTTCAACGGGTATGCGTATGTGGAGATAGACATCCACACCGGCAGAACGCATCAGATACGCGTTCATATGTCTCATCTGGGCTATCCGATAGTTGCAGACAAAATGTACGGCGGTAAGGTTGTTTATCCTTGGCAGATTAAAAACGAACTGCCGAGCCCGCAGGACATCCTGATAAACCGCCAGGCACTCCATGCAGGCTGGCTTGAGATAAATCATCCCCGTACCGGCGAGAGAATGAGCTTTGAGGCGCCTTTACACCACGATATGGCAAGCCTTCTCGATATGCTCAGAACATACCGCTGA